One genomic region from Bacillus sp. SLBN-46 encodes:
- the efeO gene encoding iron uptake system protein EfeO has protein sequence MKLLKISGTLLLSSSLLFGCSNTEKTTTTEKVKETKNQTSVALEGVSKEYREYAIGEIEEFVKATEAFTTAIKNGDVEKAKQLYAPARMHYERAEPIAEVFGDLDPKIDAREGDVPEAEWGGYHKLEKGLWIDNTTKGYEQIADQLMKDVNLLRAKVDTVEVTPDLLITGAVDLLNEVSTSKVTGEEDRYSHTDLYDFAANVEGAEKIYKLLQPALKEKDEEVSKEIQDRFDDVYALLNQHKNGEGYKLYTDLTEAHVKELSQAIDALAEPLSQIGMVTEAS, from the coding sequence ATGAAACTACTAAAAATATCAGGAACGTTATTATTATCTAGCAGTCTTCTATTCGGATGCTCAAATACAGAGAAGACAACAACAACGGAAAAAGTAAAAGAAACAAAAAATCAAACATCAGTTGCTCTTGAAGGTGTATCAAAAGAGTACCGCGAGTACGCAATCGGTGAAATTGAGGAATTTGTTAAGGCAACGGAAGCCTTTACTACTGCAATAAAAAACGGTGATGTGGAGAAAGCGAAACAACTTTATGCACCAGCGCGGATGCACTACGAACGGGCAGAGCCAATTGCAGAGGTATTCGGTGATCTCGATCCTAAAATTGATGCACGTGAAGGGGACGTACCGGAAGCGGAATGGGGCGGCTACCATAAACTTGAAAAAGGTCTATGGATCGACAACACAACAAAAGGGTATGAGCAAATCGCCGATCAACTAATGAAAGACGTTAATCTATTACGTGCGAAGGTAGATACCGTAGAGGTGACACCTGACCTGTTAATTACCGGGGCGGTCGATCTATTAAATGAGGTATCGACTTCAAAAGTAACTGGAGAAGAAGACCGTTACTCTCATACGGATCTTTATGATTTTGCTGCTAACGTAGAGGGTGCAGAAAAAATTTACAAGCTTCTTCAACCAGCCTTAAAGGAAAAAGATGAAGAGGTATCTAAAGAAATTCAGGATCGCTTTGATGATGTGTATGCTTTATTGAACCAGCATAAAAATGGTGAAGGCTATAAACTTTACACAGATTTAACGGAAGCACATGTAAAAGAGCTGAGCCAAGCCATCGATGCGCTTGCAGAACCGCTTTCTCAAATAGGAATGGTAACGGAGGCGTCTTAA
- a CDS encoding sensor histidine kinase codes for MSTTQRQIVWSVACSFLMALIVAAIFTIVFPLNSWSELWKRHFMDIPFVIFIPAFSIVIGILLGGVSGLFWRKQFLAIDHSLHQLEQGRAVEVEGKPAIAEMQTIAERIDKIGKQMSEQVKLSQRLATEKVEDQEARIQEIIEQERNRLARELHDSVSQQLFAASMMMSAINETKQEAENDREAKQLKLVEEMIHQSQLEMRALLLHLRPVALKNKTLQEGMEELLVELSQKVTMDINWKVEDFPLDKGVEDHLFRILQESISNTLRHSKASSLEVLLVKRDDFAILRIVDDGIGFEVNEMKAGSYGMQNMHERALEVGGTLKVISVKNKGTRLEVKIPVMVNGDGAND; via the coding sequence ATGAGTACAACTCAGCGCCAGATCGTCTGGAGTGTCGCTTGCTCGTTCCTCATGGCCCTTATTGTTGCAGCAATTTTTACCATTGTGTTTCCATTAAACAGCTGGTCTGAATTGTGGAAACGGCATTTCATGGATATTCCATTTGTTATCTTTATTCCTGCTTTCAGCATTGTGATAGGCATCCTCTTGGGTGGGGTTTCTGGTTTATTTTGGCGAAAGCAGTTTCTTGCTATTGATCATTCCCTTCATCAATTGGAGCAAGGAAGAGCAGTGGAAGTAGAGGGGAAGCCTGCGATTGCCGAAATGCAAACCATTGCCGAGCGAATTGACAAAATTGGTAAACAAATGTCAGAGCAAGTAAAGCTGTCCCAACGGTTAGCTACTGAAAAAGTAGAAGATCAGGAAGCAAGAATTCAAGAAATTATTGAGCAGGAACGGAACCGTCTTGCTCGTGAACTACATGATTCGGTCAGTCAGCAACTTTTTGCCGCATCAATGATGATGTCCGCCATTAATGAAACAAAACAAGAGGCCGAAAATGACCGCGAAGCAAAGCAGTTGAAATTGGTGGAAGAAATGATTCATCAATCCCAGCTTGAAATGCGTGCGCTCCTTCTTCATTTGCGCCCCGTTGCCTTAAAGAATAAAACGCTGCAGGAAGGAATGGAAGAGCTGTTAGTCGAATTATCTCAAAAGGTAACAATGGATATTAATTGGAAAGTAGAAGATTTTCCGTTAGATAAAGGTGTAGAGGACCATCTTTTCAGGATTCTGCAGGAATCAATCTCGAACACCTTGAGACATTCGAAAGCGAGTAGTTTAGAGGTTCTGCTGGTCAAACGAGATGATTTTGCTATTCTTAGGATTGTAGATGATGGAATTGGCTTTGAGGTAAACGAAATGAAGGCTGGTTCTTACGGAATGCAAAATATGCATGAACGGGCGCTTGAAGTAGGCGGTACGCTAAAAGTCATTAGTGTTAAAAATAAAGGGACAAGGCTGGAAGTGAAAATTCCGGTGATGGTAAATGGGGATGGTGCGAATGATTAA
- a CDS encoding response regulator transcription factor gives MIKVLFVDDHEMVRIGVSSYLSAQPDIEVVGEADDGKKGVELALELRPDIILMDLVMKEMDGIEATRQIIEQWPEAKVIIVTSFIDDEKVYPALEAGATSYMLKTSKAGEIANAVRATYHGQSVLEPEVTGKMMVKMRQKHTHLPHEDLTSRELEILLLMAEGKANQDIADELFIALKTVKTHVSNILSKLNVQDRTQAVIYAFKHSLIK, from the coding sequence ATGATTAAAGTTTTGTTTGTTGATGATCATGAAATGGTGAGAATCGGGGTTTCCTCCTATTTATCCGCGCAGCCTGACATTGAAGTGGTAGGTGAAGCGGATGATGGAAAAAAAGGGGTCGAGCTTGCTCTCGAACTACGCCCTGATATCATTTTAATGGATTTGGTTATGAAGGAAATGGACGGGATTGAGGCAACAAGGCAAATCATAGAACAGTGGCCGGAAGCAAAGGTTATTATTGTTACAAGCTTCATAGATGATGAAAAGGTGTACCCAGCACTTGAAGCTGGAGCAACTAGCTATATGCTGAAAACCTCTAAGGCTGGCGAAATTGCCAATGCTGTTCGTGCTACATACCATGGTCAATCCGTACTTGAGCCGGAAGTGACGGGGAAAATGATGGTGAAGATGCGCCAAAAACATACTCATCTGCCACACGAAGATCTGACCAGCCGAGAATTAGAAATCCTGTTGCTTATGGCAGAGGGGAAAGCCAACCAGGATATTGCAGATGAACTGTTCATCGCACTAAAGACCGTTAAAACTCATGTTAGTAATATTCTGAGTAAATTAAATGTACAAGACCGAACCCAAGCAGTGATTTATGCGTTCAAGCATTCTTTAATCAAATAA
- a CDS encoding PspA/IM30 family protein, protein MTNLFTRIKNTITADLHEALDNKEKHNPIALLNQYLRQSEQETEKVRKLLERQNTLKDEFTREYHQAMELAEKRKHQAEVASKAGETELYQFASAEHQQYAERASRLSASLEQVKGQLGELERKYEEMKHKLKDMHLRRMELMGRENVTRANLRINKVLDSNTYSDAAFSKFKDIENYLDRLEHQVNSSYYRNTIDARIAQLEKEMKLEESKSI, encoded by the coding sequence ATGACAAACTTATTCACAAGAATCAAAAACACAATTACTGCTGATTTACATGAGGCTCTAGACAATAAGGAAAAACACAACCCTATTGCCTTACTGAATCAATACCTTCGCCAATCCGAGCAAGAAACAGAAAAGGTAAGAAAGCTGTTAGAACGCCAAAATACACTTAAGGATGAATTTACAAGAGAGTATCATCAAGCGATGGAATTAGCAGAAAAAAGAAAGCACCAAGCGGAAGTTGCTTCAAAAGCGGGAGAAACGGAGCTATATCAATTTGCTTCTGCAGAACATCAACAATATGCAGAACGGGCCAGCCGTCTAAGTGCGTCACTCGAACAGGTAAAAGGCCAGCTTGGGGAATTAGAAAGAAAATATGAAGAAATGAAGCACAAGCTTAAAGATATGCACCTTCGCAGAATGGAATTAATGGGACGTGAAAACGTCACTCGCGCCAATCTCCGAATCAACAAAGTGCTTGATTCAAATACGTATTCCGATGCGGCTTTTTCAAAATTCAAAGACATCGAAAACTATCTCGATCGTTTAGAGCATCAAGTCAACAGCTCTTACTACCGCAATACCATTGATGCAAGAATTGCTCAACTAGAAAAAGAAATGAAATTAGAAGAAAGCAAGTCCATATAA
- the liaF gene encoding cell wall-active antibiotics response protein LiaF: protein MFKHKKNDYLGWLVFIGVVILLLEILFFNKGLIFSLFIASVFIYLGRRKAGRKKGKILTIAGIVIFVISVFNMMTFRFLLLAILLHFFIQYLQSKKNPKKMSLDIQTPETSTQEETVIKVEPLFENLLVGQQKTPTGVYEWKDVNIQTGIGDTVIDLSYTMLPKGETVIFIRNLIGNIHIHVPYEIEVCINHSCVVGSTTVFGNHEPKIFNQVFQLKTPGYEESEQKVKIFTSLIVGNLEVSRI from the coding sequence ATGTTTAAACATAAAAAAAATGATTATTTAGGGTGGCTGGTGTTCATCGGTGTGGTCATTTTGTTGTTGGAGATTTTATTTTTCAACAAAGGGCTTATATTCTCCCTTTTTATCGCCAGCGTGTTTATTTATTTAGGTCGAAGGAAGGCTGGGAGAAAAAAGGGAAAAATCCTTACAATAGCTGGAATTGTCATTTTTGTCATCAGTGTTTTTAATATGATGACCTTTCGATTTTTACTATTAGCCATCTTACTTCACTTTTTTATTCAATACTTACAATCTAAAAAGAATCCAAAGAAAATGTCACTGGATATTCAGACACCTGAAACATCAACGCAGGAAGAGACCGTCATAAAAGTAGAACCACTGTTTGAAAATTTGTTAGTAGGTCAGCAGAAGACACCGACTGGCGTGTATGAATGGAAGGATGTTAACATCCAGACTGGAATAGGGGATACCGTTATTGACCTCAGTTACACGATGCTGCCAAAAGGGGAAACAGTAATTTTCATCCGAAACTTGATCGGTAATATTCACATCCATGTTCCATATGAAATCGAAGTATGCATTAACCACTCCTGTGTGGTGGGTTCAACAACGGTGTTTGGAAACCATGAACCTAAGATATTTAATCAAGTTTTTCAATTAAAAACTCCTGGTTATGAGGAGTCAGAGCAAAAGGTGAAAATCTTTACCTCACTTATTGTTGGGAATTTAGAGGTGAGCAGGATATGA
- a CDS encoding flagellar basal body rod protein: MKKFGLLVAGGIAAIILLSTIGPMVGLLVSLVLLYFIFKQFLKAESTGGKIGLGIIGLIVLVASLHNAPAIIGVGAAYVLYLVYKKWNQNKHSMKKEEADPFANFEKQWNDLKNY; the protein is encoded by the coding sequence ATGAAGAAATTCGGTTTACTGGTAGCTGGAGGGATAGCAGCTATCATCTTACTTTCAACAATCGGTCCAATGGTGGGGTTACTTGTTAGCTTGGTGCTTCTCTACTTCATATTCAAACAATTTTTAAAGGCTGAATCCACAGGAGGGAAAATTGGGCTGGGAATCATCGGGCTTATCGTCCTAGTGGCTTCACTTCACAACGCACCAGCCATCATTGGAGTAGGCGCAGCCTACGTGCTGTACCTCGTTTATAAAAAATGGAATCAGAACAAGCACAGCATGAAAAAAGAAGAAGCAGATCCATTCGCCAATTTTGAAAAACAGTGGAACGACCTAAAAAATTATTAA
- a CDS encoding FTR1 family protein, whose product MQRFTVKPLILLTVLFILFQTFQPVSAEENHDELFVLIGDSLMKAKDGELAVVSSNMEQFAADWNGLKKVDSKQAKKVDQELKEVQSLLAKGNVENETLAKSLSSLSSAVVLYDQEQNPQDKEKAKEQVKQLLPLISTMESSIENGETVSLQGQYQKILNQWTASEKLVHDESIAAYGNIEKYMALIRIAITQEPADLEKAKKNLEQLTKEVDNFLAGKASKQLESDASLSDVAALLEKAEKGIAEKDYNSASEQLNEILTVWPMVEGDVQTRDSGLYSDIETKIPTAISLLNSEKVKAQKASDIIKEISDRLAPLLSKTNYTLWDAALILLREGLEGLLVVATLIAFLKKMGQSSKQKWIWSGVIAGILASAVLAIIINIVFSQIVAASSREYIEGLTGVVAVVMMLTVGAWLHNKSSIGNWNKYINQQMHQAIAKGSLLSFSFISFLSVFREGAETIIFYTGITPYISLIQLVSGVLLAIVILIIVGFVIIKYSVKIPIRLFFKTATILIYFLAFKILGISIHALQISNVIPTSTVEGFPFVDWIGLYPTWETTLSQVLLLIVIMFIVFFMKKREGKQMVSAEV is encoded by the coding sequence ATGCAAAGATTTACTGTTAAGCCTTTAATATTACTTACGGTACTTTTCATCTTATTTCAAACCTTCCAACCTGTATCAGCAGAAGAAAACCATGATGAGCTGTTTGTGCTGATTGGAGACAGTTTAATGAAGGCAAAGGATGGGGAGTTAGCGGTTGTTTCTAGTAATATGGAACAATTTGCAGCTGATTGGAATGGATTGAAGAAAGTAGATAGTAAGCAGGCTAAAAAGGTGGACCAAGAATTGAAAGAGGTTCAAAGCTTACTAGCCAAAGGCAATGTAGAAAATGAGACACTTGCCAAAAGCCTTTCTTCTCTATCAAGTGCCGTTGTTTTGTATGACCAAGAACAAAATCCACAGGATAAAGAAAAAGCAAAAGAACAAGTCAAACAATTACTCCCACTCATTAGCACAATGGAGAGTTCTATTGAAAATGGAGAGACCGTTAGTTTACAAGGTCAATACCAAAAAATATTGAACCAATGGACGGCTTCGGAAAAACTTGTTCATGATGAGAGTATTGCGGCATACGGAAATATCGAAAAATATATGGCTCTCATACGAATCGCGATTACACAAGAGCCTGCCGACCTGGAAAAGGCAAAGAAAAACCTTGAACAGTTAACGAAAGAAGTGGATAACTTTTTAGCTGGAAAGGCTTCAAAACAACTCGAGAGTGACGCTTCGCTTTCAGATGTAGCTGCTTTGTTGGAAAAAGCTGAAAAGGGGATTGCTGAAAAGGACTATAACTCAGCCAGTGAACAACTCAATGAAATCCTTACTGTTTGGCCAATGGTAGAGGGCGACGTTCAGACAAGAGACAGTGGGTTGTATAGTGATATTGAGACGAAGATCCCTACGGCAATCAGTCTGTTAAATTCGGAAAAGGTGAAGGCTCAAAAAGCTTCTGACATTATTAAGGAAATCAGTGATCGCCTTGCCCCTTTATTAAGTAAAACGAATTACACATTATGGGATGCGGCCCTGATTCTTTTACGTGAAGGTTTAGAGGGGTTACTCGTTGTCGCTACGTTAATTGCCTTTTTGAAAAAGATGGGTCAATCTTCAAAACAGAAATGGATTTGGTCTGGGGTTATTGCGGGGATTTTAGCTAGTGCGGTTTTAGCGATTATCATCAACATCGTCTTTTCACAAATTGTTGCTGCATCAAGCAGGGAGTATATTGAGGGATTAACCGGTGTGGTTGCAGTTGTGATGATGCTGACAGTGGGGGCTTGGCTCCACAACAAATCGAGTATTGGAAATTGGAACAAGTACATCAATCAACAAATGCACCAGGCAATAGCGAAGGGTAGTCTTCTCTCGTTTTCCTTTATTAGTTTTCTATCCGTCTTTCGTGAAGGCGCAGAGACGATTATCTTCTATACAGGAATTACTCCTTATATTAGCTTAATTCAGCTTGTAAGTGGGGTCTTGTTAGCAATCGTCATATTAATTATTGTCGGCTTTGTCATCATTAAGTATAGTGTTAAGATTCCTATTCGACTTTTCTTTAAAACGGCCACGATTTTAATATACTTTTTGGCATTTAAAATTCTTGGGATCAGTATTCATGCATTGCAAATATCTAATGTGATTCCAACCAGTACGGTTGAAGGATTCCCATTTGTGGATTGGATTGG
- the efeB gene encoding iron uptake transporter deferrochelatase/peroxidase subunit, which yields MTTNITNSIENLNEKKVSRRDILKTAGIGGVGVILGASGLGGILSIQDSKAASTGTNKDVVPFYGKHQSGITTKTQNHVYFVSLDVTTTKREELVKMFKDWTKAAALMTEGKAIGELTGNEFLPPQDTGEAAGLSASNLTITFGVGPSLFQKENQDRFGLKHKQPKELVDLPKFPLDALEEEWTGGDLCIQACADDLQVAFHAVRNLIRIARGKATLRWAQTGFQRTKQADAKNETPRNLFGFKDGTINPDVNDKTIMNEQLWVQPGDGPNWLVDGSYLVVRRIQMFIEVWDRTNLKEQENTFGRHRVSGAPFGKKDEFDKVDLKSIPADSHVRLSHGDGSQQILRRAYSYSDGMDKKTGSFDAGLLFLGFQRRPSKQFIPIQNRLAKMDKLNEYTSHRGSAIFACLPGVKKGSFIGETLFN from the coding sequence TTGACAACGAATATTACTAACAGCATAGAGAATTTAAATGAAAAAAAGGTCTCGAGACGCGATATCCTTAAAACAGCAGGTATCGGCGGGGTAGGAGTGATTCTCGGTGCATCTGGCCTTGGCGGAATCCTTTCCATCCAAGATAGCAAGGCAGCTAGTACGGGGACAAATAAGGACGTTGTTCCGTTTTATGGAAAGCATCAAAGTGGAATAACTACAAAAACACAAAACCATGTGTATTTTGTTTCCTTAGATGTGACCACTACGAAAAGAGAAGAGTTAGTTAAAATGTTTAAGGACTGGACAAAAGCGGCGGCTTTGATGACAGAAGGAAAGGCCATCGGCGAACTCACAGGGAATGAATTTCTGCCGCCACAAGATACGGGGGAGGCAGCTGGGTTATCAGCATCAAACTTAACTATTACCTTCGGCGTCGGACCTTCTCTTTTTCAAAAAGAAAATCAAGACCGGTTTGGGTTGAAACATAAGCAGCCGAAAGAATTAGTCGATCTCCCAAAATTTCCGCTAGATGCCTTAGAAGAAGAATGGACTGGCGGGGATTTGTGTATCCAAGCTTGTGCTGATGATTTGCAGGTAGCATTCCATGCGGTAAGAAACCTCATTCGCATTGCGAGAGGAAAAGCAACGTTACGATGGGCACAAACGGGGTTCCAACGGACGAAACAGGCAGATGCTAAAAATGAAACACCGAGGAATTTATTTGGTTTTAAAGATGGTACCATCAATCCTGATGTAAATGATAAGACAATCATGAACGAGCAGTTATGGGTTCAGCCGGGTGATGGCCCTAATTGGCTTGTAGATGGAAGCTACCTAGTTGTCAGAAGAATTCAGATGTTTATCGAGGTTTGGGATCGAACCAACTTAAAGGAACAGGAAAATACATTTGGACGGCATCGTGTGAGTGGCGCCCCATTTGGAAAAAAAGATGAATTCGATAAAGTGGATCTGAAATCCATCCCAGCCGATTCACATGTACGGTTATCGCATGGAGATGGGTCACAGCAAATTCTTCGCAGAGCCTATTCGTATTCTGATGGAATGGATAAGAAAACAGGCAGCTTTGATGCAGGATTGCTGTTTTTAGGTTTTCAGCGCAGGCCAAGTAAGCAATTTATCCCGATTCAAAATAGACTAGCCAAAATGGATAAATTAAACGAATATACATCCCACCGAGGCAGTGCGATTTTTGCCTGTTTGCCAGGGGTCAAAAAGGGAAGTTTCATTGGAGAAACACTATTTAACTAG